The Dehalococcoidia bacterium genome includes the window GCGCTATGACGGCGAGGCCGTCCTGCCCGGCACCATCATCGTCCGTCAGCGCGGCACCCGCATCCATCCAGGCGAGAACGTCGGCCTTGGGCGGGACTACACCATCTACTCTCGCATCGAGGGCCGCGTGAAGTTCGAGCCGTACGCGAAAGGCCGGCGCAAGCAGGTCTCCGTGTACGCCCTGGCGGAGTCGTAGCTCGCATGAAGAGCGGCATCCACCCCAAGTACGTCGAAG containing:
- the rpmA gene encoding 50S ribosomal protein L27 gives rise to the protein MAHKKAGSSTKNGRDSNSKRLGVKRYDGEAVLPGTIIVRQRGTRIHPGENVGLGRDYTIYSRIEGRVKFEPYAKGRRKQVSVYALAES